Below is a genomic region from Leifsonia sp. Root112D2.
GCCTCTTCAACCTCGGCAACGCCGCGGTGATCATCGGCACGCTTCTCGCCGCGCCCTTTGTCGTGGATGCAGGCGGCCTGCTGCTTGTGGCTGCTCTCGCGGCGTTCCTCATCGCGCTGCGCGGTTCGAGACCGGGCGTGGCCGTCTGGGTCTTTCGCGCACTCGTCATCGTGCTGCTCGCGAGCATCCCCATCGGATTGGTGCTCGCGCACCTGCGTGCCGGCTGACCACCATCATGCGCGGTCTTCCCTAGGATGAAGGCAGACCAAAGGAGCCCGAATGTCAGCAGGATCTGTCCTCTTCATCGGTGGCACGGGAACCATCAGTTCCGCCTGCGTAACCGAAGCCCTCGAACGCGGGCTCGAGGTCACGGTGCTCAACCGCGGCGAATCCAGCAAGCGACCGCTGCCGGCCGACGTCCAGATCGTGCGGGGCGACATCCGCTCACCTGACTCGGTTCGAGACGCTATCGGCGACCGCGAGTTCGACACCGTTGCCGAGTTCGTGGCCTTCACCCCCGAGCATGTCGCCACCGACCTACAACTCTTCGAGGGCCACACCGGGCAATACGTCTTCATCAGCTCGGCCTCGGCGTACCAGACCCCTCCGTCGCGCATGCCCGTGACCGAATCGACCCCGCTGCGCAACCCGTTCTGGCAGTATTCGCGCGACAAGATCGCCTGTGAAGACCTGCTGGTCGAGGCGTACCGCGAGCGCGGTTTTCCGGCCACCATCGTGCGGCCGTCACACACCTACGACCACACCTCCATACCCACCAGCGGCGGCTACACCGACATCGACCGGATGCTGCGCGGAGCCCCCGTCATCGTGCACGGTGACGGCACCACGCAGTGGACCATCACCCACAACACCGACTTCGCCGTGGCATTCACGGGCCTGCTCGGCCGCCCGGAGGCGCTCGGCGAGGCGTTCCACATCACCTCTGACGAGGCGCCCACCTGGGATCAGATCTACACCTGGCTCGCCCACGCAGCCGGGGTCGAGCCGAATCTCGTGCACGTGGCATCCGAGTCGATTGCGAAGGTTCTGCCTGAGATCGGGCCCGGGCTGGTGGGCGACAAGGCGCGCTCGATGGTCTTCGACAACGCCAAGATCAAGGCCCTCGTGCCCGAATACAGGGCGGCCGTGCCCTTCGTACGTGGCGCCCAGCAGATCGTCGACTGGTATCTGGCCGATGCCTCCCGCCAGGTCGTGAACCCCGAACTCGACGCGGCATTCGACCGCCTCGCCGCCCACGCCGCCGCCTTCTGACAGCCCCGGTCGCTGAGCCGCGCTACCGCGGTGAGACGACGTGAATCGACCTTCGCCGACCGCGGGAGGGTCGATTCACGCCGCCTCACCGGAAGATGGCCAGCGGGATGCGAACGGATGCGACGGGTCGGGAACACGAGACGGGCATCCGCGGTTAGAACCAACATGACAACCATCGGACTCATCGGAGCAGGACACATCGGCAGCCAACTCGCACGGCTTGCCATCGCACAGGGGCACGAGGTGGTGCTCAGCAACTCGCGTGGGCCCGAGACTCTTGCCGAGCTCATTGCGGAACTGGGCGAGAACGCCCGCGCGGCGACCGCAGAAGAGGCCGCGCGCGACGGCGAGATAGTGGTCGTCACGATTCCGCTGAAGAACATCGACGCGGTTCCGGTGGAGCCGCTCGCAGGCAAGATCGTCATCGACACGAACAACTACTACCCGCA
It encodes:
- a CDS encoding SDR family oxidoreductase, with the translated sequence MSAGSVLFIGGTGTISSACVTEALERGLEVTVLNRGESSKRPLPADVQIVRGDIRSPDSVRDAIGDREFDTVAEFVAFTPEHVATDLQLFEGHTGQYVFISSASAYQTPPSRMPVTESTPLRNPFWQYSRDKIACEDLLVEAYRERGFPATIVRPSHTYDHTSIPTSGGYTDIDRMLRGAPVIVHGDGTTQWTITHNTDFAVAFTGLLGRPEALGEAFHITSDEAPTWDQIYTWLAHAAGVEPNLVHVASESIAKVLPEIGPGLVGDKARSMVFDNAKIKALVPEYRAAVPFVRGAQQIVDWYLADASRQVVNPELDAAFDRLAAHAAAF